The Zingiber officinale cultivar Zhangliang chromosome 2A, Zo_v1.1, whole genome shotgun sequence genomic sequence ATTCCACAATCTGCAACAATGATTTAGAGCAAAACAAAGGTTTATATAACAGAAAAGGTATTTCAACATCaaaaatgaatatatatatatatatatatatatattacctgATTTTTGTTACTGTCATTCTTAAACGCCAAAGTCCGCAAAGCACCTGCAACAGCTCTCTGTACCTTCAGATCTGTAGATTCCAACAGTTGCACAAGGGGTGGAATCCCACCTTCATACCTGGAAGGTATCAAAGACAAATATAAACAGAAAGTTATATAGGGTAAATGTTGAAAATTGATGATCAGTTTTGTTTGCAAGAACCTGACGTATGTTTTGATATTGCTATTTTCATGAGCAAGATTAGTAATTGCATCAGCTGCTCGCCTAACAACACCATTAACTGCTCGGCAGTTGGAACCTTTCTTATGCCTTTTTAAGAGATTTACAAGCAGAGGCAAGGCACCAGCATCAACTATGAGTTGCTGATGTTCAGGCTGTTAAATAAAAAAGCACACCTCAAGGAACATCATGTAAAGAGTCAAAAATAACACAACTAAATATGAATTATGTCAAAACACAATATATACACATCATCACTGATTCACTGTGTAATCAGACCAAGTAATGTATAGCAGTTCTCCCTGTATAAAATGACACTCAAAGAAACATCTGGTAGGTAGCATTCCATTAAAGATGACTTTGGACAATTGGGATGGAGAATTTGTACTAAAACTTTGTTGCTTCATGCAACAAACATGGGGGCACAAACTTTGTTGTATCTTTAGCCTTTACATACcaaattttatttatcaattgAATAATTAAAGAGACTACTTGAATTTGTTTTCTCTTTCAGTTCTAACACGTTCTCCTCTTCTCTATCAAACACTCTTCTGCTTGATCAAATTGATGTTGAACTCTAAATTTCACTTTTTACCATGCCTTTTTCCTAACTTTctattcaaaattcaatattttctaAGTCCTATTTCTCTTGTAATGGAGTCAATGCCAGAACCTTACTCTTTATCCACAAACAACATTGAGGTCCAATAAACCTATATAAGGGCTTCCTAAGAAACCAATAAACGTAAAATCATAAAATGAATAACACTGACTAGACTGCAGAAATTCTTGGAATCCAATCTTCACAAAGAAGATAGTATTCAACGATTGTTAAGAGTGGTGGAACATTTGGAATTGCACTTTGTTAAAAGTCCATATTCCTGCAGCTTTCTTGCTTctcttttatataaaaaaaaatccatttacaAATTTACCCGGAGGCACAGGGGAAAAAACATTCCGTTTCTAAGTAACAACAGTAACCAAAATCACAAACATTTCGGAGATCGGATAAAAATCAGCTACTACAATACCTTGACGGCAAGCAGACCGAGAGCAAACGCGCTCCCCTTCTCGACCTCGTGCTCAAAAGGGCGATCTCCTCCGCCCGAACCGACATCCCTTACCAGCAGAGGCGGAGGCTCTTGCAGATGCTTCACCAGCGCCGGCACGGCCCCTCCTTCAACGATCGCGTTCACAACATCCTCTGCACAACAAATCAACACCCAGATCCATTAGCGCCACTTAAAATAGCCTCGCCGACAACAAATATAAACCCTACACGCTAAAGACCTAAGTTCTACGGGAACAAGAGCTTCGGTCAGACCGTTTTTAGCGAGCTCGGCGAGGACGTGGGTAGCGCGCTTGGCAGCGGTTCGATCTACGAGGCGCCATGAGAAAGCTCGCTCCAGGACCTCGACCTGGGCCCGGACCTCGCGGGCGAGCGATTGATGCGAGCGATGGCAGCAGATCTCCTCGACTCCGATCTCCTCCGTCTCCACCTCCATCGAGGACGGAGAGGCGTCGGCGGCGACGGCGCCGTTGCTGCCATCCTCCTCCAGCTTCCGCTTCTGCCCCTTCCTCCGCTGCCGCTGATGCTCCGCCTCCATCGGATCGATCCGAACTCAACGAGATAGTACGAAGAGAAAGCAGCAACTGGGAGGTagggcgagagagagagagagagagacctaCACGAGGgctattttttttccatttattgcaaccataaatggatatttaaaggGATTATTATTGGGCGCACACAAACCTGTGCCTCGCGCGCGATTAATTAGAACGGAAGGATCTTCTCCAGCTATTGTTGCAAGGCGGTCTCCATAGAATTATTATAAACCgtccaaattaaaaataaacggTAGTGATAATTTAGATAACGGATTTCGCTGAAAATAAGCTTGCAGTGAATCCGCAGGGAGTGGGCGAGGCGGGTTGGATAAGCGGGCTTCCTTTCGTTTTCCCGAAATAAATTTACCACCAACCTGTCGATCACCCGATTGTCTACCCGTCTCCTCGATCTATTAGACAGATGTGTTATGGTGGGTATGAAAGTGAGGCGATTGTTTCGGTGAAAGAAGAAGAGGCGACGGAAAGAGAGGAGGGATTTTTAAAATTCGTGTCTCCCGCGCCCGGAAATGGGATGGACGGTCGTGATCTTGCTAAGAAATTAAGTGGATCTGCCCACTtttagatttatttaatttttatcaaattaaaaattaatttcattgcTCAATTTCTTCGGTCAAAATTTTAAAGGCACCCCTCAATTTGTCATAATTGCTGTTGTCTTCTCaatgtaaaaatatcaaaatagtgTCTTGTCTATAATTTTTCTACTAAAAATTGGATTGCTCCAACTTAGAGCTCTTTGACCTAGTGTTGGTTAAAACTAATTATACAATCTTAAAGCTATTTTGTATAAATCAACTAGTGATATTGTAAAACAGAACCTAGAAGAGAAGATATTTTATATAGAAAATTATAGATGAAATGTTATTTTgatcattttttaaaaagagaCCATTAGCATGAACCAAACGCACCTCGAGTGATAAAAGTTAAAGTCGATCGATGATCGATAACCACATGGATACAATAACACCACAATACATAATAAAATAGCACTCATCCTATATACTCCCCCCCAATCTATCAGGCAACAACAGAGTGCCTGTTATTAGAACGACAACACATAGGTAATAGGTAAATATCATTCCCTAAATTCGATTCGTAAATTAAAAGTTAAACTATAGAGAGTTCATGATCATCGTCGTTGGATTGAATGACATttgaaccttcttcttcttcctcctcggtcCTAGACTTCTGCCATTTGACCACACTCACACGCCTCGCCTTCCGGGTTGCTCTTCTTCTCGGGGAGCTCTTGGCTACCTATCTTTGCATCAATATCATCCTTCTTATTATAGTTCATGTAGATCAAGTATACGATGATTTGGGTGATCCCCAACAGGAACCCAAACACATTTGGCACCTGCCACGAGACGAGGAGAGTTAGTGTTCAGAATTTTTCATCAGTTTAGGCCAACTCAGTCGATACGTACCGCGACAAATGGGTCCTTGAGAAGGACCCCATAGCTGAGCCATGCTATTGCGGACAGTGTGAGGAAGAAGGACAGCGAGAATGGCATGTACTCCACGCTTTTGGTTCTTATTACATGCCTCTGAAAAACATGAGACCAAGTTAAGGAATAACAATTTTTCGGTTTCTACTATCGTGTGCTATCTATCGGTTGTTTAGCTTTGGATGTTTTCAAAATGAGACAGTGTTGAGTTTCGATGAGTAGTGCAGATGGAAAATTCGTGAGTTAGAGGAGAATTGTGGCAATGACTTTTCAGTTTCAAAAGAAAGAAGACCATTTACTTGGGcacctaaattatatattttcttactaTGATACTGAGAGGAGCCCCGAAGACACTGACTGCGAACGAAGCACATATCCCTCCCGTAATACGAGCTCTTTTGCTCTCCTTGATGAAGAGGTTGCTTACGAGAATTAGGCAACCGAAGACCCCCACATTGATCAATGCTATCAGCTTCGTCGTATATATCTGAATCGAATACGAAATGAGAAATCTTTAGCCGAACGAAACCGAGCTGTTCATGAGCTATGAACAACAATTTGTTCAGACTAGTTACCCTGGACTTTGGTGGAGCATAAAGAAGAAAGATGAAGAGGTAGATGACTTCGATGAAGCAAACGGCAATGTTGATGGTGAGCAGCAGCACATCTGAAGTGAGGAGACCATAGTAGACCCACATCGTCGCGCTGAATAGCCCGACCACATATGGCACTGATTGGAAAGATTCGGTAGACTTCTTCTTGCAGATCCTATAGAAGGTCGACACAGGGGCCAGCACCACCATTGCAGATAGAAAATTGCCTGCACGAAGAGATTCAAAAATGACATTATCCAATCTACTTCGACGACGgatcgaggaggaagaagaagatgcatcACCTAGAAGGCCTGCCGCTGTAAGAGCAGGGTTTTCGATGGTGATGACCAACATCTTCGATCCACTAAGAgcttctctcttcctctctttccttggagttAGGAACAGAGAAGGGAAGAAGCCCAAAACAGTCGAGTTAGTTTGTGGTGCGTCTACTTAGTTTCTCGGGGGCCTTATTTATA encodes the following:
- the LOC122041590 gene encoding bidirectional sugar transporter SWEET12-like — its product is MLVITIENPALTAAGLLGNFLSAMVVLAPVSTFYRICKKKSTESFQSVPYVVGLFSATMWVYYGLLTSDVLLLTINIAVCFIEVIYLFIFLLYAPPKSRIYTTKLIALINVGVFGCLILVSNLFIKESKRARITGGICASFAVSVFGAPLSIIRHVIRTKSVEYMPFSLSFFLTLSAIAWLSYGVLLKDPFVAVPNVFGFLLGITQIIVYLIYMNYNKKDDIDAKIGSQELPEKKSNPEGEACECGQMAEV